One stretch of Campylobacter sp. CCS1377 DNA includes these proteins:
- a CDS encoding DUF4492 domain-containing protein, with protein MLLKRYFNALCEIFNFYKEGFMNLKLGKTLWKIIIIKLLVMFLFIKMFLFDNTINSAFNTQKEKTNFVIKNLTKEE; from the coding sequence ATGCTTTTAAAACGCTATTTTAATGCTTTGTGTGAAATTTTTAATTTTTACAAAGAAGGTTTTATGAATTTAAAACTAGGTAAAACCTTATGGAAAATCATCATTATTAAGCTTTTAGTGATGTTTTTGTTTATCAAAATGTTTTTATTTGATAACACTATAAATTCCGCTTTTAACACTCAAAAAGAAAAAACAAATTTTGTTATAAAAAATCTTACCAAGGAAGAATAA
- the flgE gene encoding flagellar hook protein FlgE gives MMRSLWSGVSGLQTHQVAMDVEGNNIANVNTTGFKYSRVDFGTMFSQTVKIATGPNGNQGGQNPLQVGLGSAVNSTTRIHSQGSIQSTEKTTDVAIEGDGFFMVSDDGGLTRYLTRNGDFKLDAAGNFVNNAGYVVQGWNRDPMSGLINNSASPTNIFIDPGMNIPAKMSTELAIKANLNSGLSIGNAKSPIYALDSVHGFNTKNAETINENDPSETQFYTTEKNANQIIEKGVDAGSLYNGNGEGLNLRDGQGIWVSYADAKFSTNTDKNPVFNPDSKQDQNNVVFWGNEDNPVTLDITINGVHIYNENIKSIDEAIAYINTFAIPDDNRDGTGVKATRNADGSGIDFVNTNADGTTDNMKNIDLTVNAGNEAGEIQNVTWNNTDQKFEVTLTQAGQDSDWFPDAMANAGTNNHVQVITAHKYTYSSSPVDIPPMSNPDGGPAYNPAEADTPGSASANYQDALMGSLLNTNTRVFRTTEDLRELLQRDARYGVDYDGSGDFSGAGDVNGAVKVTVNSSGAFVISNPNSQSDIDSDGDNTLDGKSNPKDMNFNITAYKDKAGTVSTNDAFTKIFKGFDGPMTVGSAIKESEAMYLSSFSASLDIYDSLGSKHTIVVEFTKLNTTADGGNEWSMIIKVPEPAEINATGEGPNNIIVGSARFNNDGSLVAYNPKTINFSPNNGAMPNQQIKLSFGSSGGFDGIVSNSQQSALTAQKTDGYAGGSLQPESLKVDESGYIWGEFTNGQALALAQIGIANVSNNAGLEEIGGNMFKLTANSGDLIIGEAGTGGRGKMHSSALEMSNVDLSRSLTQLIVVQRGYQANSKTISTSDQMLNTLLQLKQ, from the coding sequence ATGATGAGATCTCTGTGGTCTGGAGTATCTGGACTTCAAACACATCAAGTAGCAATGGATGTAGAAGGTAACAATATCGCCAATGTCAATACGACTGGTTTTAAATATTCTCGTGTGGATTTTGGAACAATGTTTAGTCAAACAGTAAAAATTGCAACAGGACCAAATGGTAATCAAGGTGGTCAGAATCCTTTACAAGTGGGACTTGGTTCTGCAGTAAATTCTACGACAAGAATTCATTCTCAAGGTTCTATTCAAAGTACTGAGAAAACCACCGATGTGGCGATAGAGGGTGATGGATTTTTTATGGTTTCTGATGATGGAGGTTTAACTCGTTATCTTACAAGAAATGGGGACTTTAAGCTTGATGCGGCAGGAAATTTCGTTAATAATGCCGGTTATGTCGTGCAAGGTTGGAACCGTGATCCTATGAGTGGGCTTATAAACAACTCTGCATCTCCAACAAATATTTTCATCGATCCAGGTATGAATATCCCTGCGAAAATGAGTACAGAGCTTGCTATTAAAGCAAATCTTAACAGTGGACTTAGCATAGGAAATGCGAAATCTCCTATTTATGCGCTTGATTCTGTGCACGGTTTTAATACCAAAAATGCTGAAACTATCAATGAAAATGATCCAAGCGAAACACAATTTTATACTACTGAAAAAAATGCAAATCAAATCATCGAAAAAGGTGTTGATGCTGGAAGTTTGTATAATGGAAATGGCGAAGGTTTAAATTTAAGAGATGGACAAGGAATTTGGGTAAGTTATGCAGATGCGAAATTTTCAACCAATACCGATAAAAATCCAGTTTTTAATCCTGATAGCAAACAAGATCAAAACAATGTTGTGTTTTGGGGAAATGAAGACAATCCTGTGACTTTAGATATCACTATCAATGGGGTGCATATTTATAATGAAAATATTAAAAGCATAGACGAAGCCATTGCTTATATCAATACCTTTGCTATACCTGATGATAATAGAGATGGCACAGGGGTTAAAGCAACAAGAAATGCTGATGGCTCGGGTATTGATTTTGTTAATACCAATGCAGATGGCACTACAGACAATATGAAAAATATTGATTTAACTGTCAATGCAGGCAATGAAGCAGGTGAAATTCAAAATGTAACTTGGAACAATACTGATCAAAAATTTGAAGTAACTCTAACTCAAGCAGGACAAGATAGCGACTGGTTTCCGGATGCTATGGCAAATGCTGGGACAAATAATCATGTCCAAGTTATCACAGCCCATAAATATACATATAGCTCATCTCCTGTAGATATACCACCTATGAGCAACCCTGATGGTGGCCCTGCCTATAACCCTGCTGAAGCTGATACTCCTGGAAGTGCTTCGGCAAATTACCAAGATGCACTTATGGGAAGTTTATTAAATACCAATACAAGGGTATTTAGAACTACTGAGGATTTAAGAGAGCTTTTGCAAAGAGATGCAAGATATGGGGTTGATTATGATGGAAGTGGCGATTTTAGTGGAGCTGGAGATGTTAATGGAGCGGTTAAGGTGACTGTAAATTCTTCAGGCGCTTTTGTGATTTCCAATCCAAACTCTCAAAGCGATATTGATAGTGATGGAGATAATACCTTAGATGGAAAATCTAATCCAAAAGATATGAATTTTAATATTACTGCTTATAAGGATAAAGCCGGCACTGTAAGCACCAATGATGCCTTTACTAAGATTTTCAAAGGTTTTGATGGTCCTATGACTGTGGGTTCAGCGATTAAAGAAAGTGAAGCAATGTATCTTAGCTCTTTTTCTGCAAGTTTGGATATATATGATTCTTTAGGATCAAAACATACTATTGTTGTTGAATTTACTAAGCTTAATACTACAGCAGATGGTGGTAATGAATGGTCGATGATTATTAAAGTGCCTGAACCTGCAGAGATCAATGCCACAGGCGAAGGTCCAAACAATATTATCGTGGGTAGTGCGAGATTTAACAATGATGGTTCTTTGGTTGCTTATAATCCAAAAACTATTAATTTCTCACCAAATAACGGTGCAATGCCAAATCAACAAATCAAACTTTCTTTTGGTTCAAGCGGTGGTTTTGATGGTATAGTAAGTAATTCCCAACAATCAGCACTCACAGCACAAAAAACTGATGGTTATGCCGGAGGTAGTTTGCAGCCTGAGTCTTTAAAAGTCGATGAAAGTGGTTATATTTGGGGTGAATTTACCAATGGACAGGCTTTGGCTTTAGCACAAATTGGTATCGCAAATGTTAGCAATAATGCAGGGCTTGAAGAAATTGGCGGAAATATGTTTAAACTTACTGCAAATTCTGGAGATTTAATCATAGGTGAAGCAGGAACAGGCGGTCGTGGAAAAATGCATTCAAGTGCACTTGAGATGTCAAATGTGGATTTGAGTCGCTCTTTAACTCAACTTATCGTGGTGCAAAGGGGTTATCAAGCGAATTCAAAAACCATTTCAACTAGCGATCAAATGCTTAATACCTTACTTCAACTCAAACAATAA
- a CDS encoding YjfB family protein gives MIPDMSNASLMVAVNTSVFKKAMDANEAAMAQLLEGLTSGTNTSSTPAVSSSANSGGIDIYA, from the coding sequence ATGATACCTGATATGAGTAATGCTTCCTTAATGGTTGCGGTAAATACCAGCGTTTTTAAAAAAGCTATGGACGCAAACGAAGCGGCAATGGCACAACTTTTAGAAGGACTAACAAGCGGAACAAATACTTCAAGCACTCCTGCTGTAAGCTCTTCTGCAAATTCTGGCGGGATTGATATCTACGCTTAA
- the murI gene encoding glutamate racemase, with protein MKIGVFDSGVGGLSVLKSLYEANLFNEVIYYGDTARVPYGVKDKDTIIKFCLEALDFFEKFDIDMLIIACNTASAYALKALQEKAKFPIYGVIDAGIEATKKTLKKNQNILVIATKATINSKAYQDRLQKEGFNHINALSTSLFVPMVEEGIFEGEFLQSAFEYYFKDIQKPDGLILACTHFPLISKALSEYFGENTKLIHSGDAIVDFLKTHKDLPTLKHKAKLNFYASSDVNSLKNTAKIWLNINEN; from the coding sequence ATGAAAATCGGTGTTTTTGATAGTGGCGTTGGTGGACTTAGTGTTTTAAAGTCTTTGTATGAGGCGAATTTATTTAATGAAGTAATTTATTACGGCGATACCGCACGCGTTCCTTATGGAGTAAAAGATAAAGACACTATCATTAAATTTTGCCTTGAAGCACTTGATTTTTTTGAAAAATTTGACATTGATATGCTGATCATTGCTTGCAATACCGCAAGCGCTTATGCACTCAAAGCTTTACAAGAAAAAGCTAAATTTCCCATTTATGGTGTTATTGACGCTGGGATCGAGGCTACCAAAAAAACTCTAAAAAAAAATCAAAACATTCTTGTCATAGCTACAAAAGCCACTATAAATTCAAAAGCCTATCAAGATCGTTTGCAAAAAGAAGGTTTTAATCATATCAATGCTCTTTCCACTAGTCTTTTTGTCCCTATGGTTGAGGAAGGAATTTTCGAAGGTGAGTTTCTACAAAGTGCTTTTGAGTATTATTTTAAGGATATTCAAAAGCCCGATGGACTGATTTTGGCTTGCACGCATTTTCCGTTAATCTCAAAAGCTTTAAGCGAGTATTTTGGAGAAAATACCAAGCTTATACATTCTGGCGATGCCATTGTGGATTTTTTAAAAACCCATAAAGATTTACCAACTTTAAAACATAAAGCAAAGCTAAATTTTTATGCGTCCAGCGATGTAAATTCTTTAAAAAACACTGCCAAAATTTGGCTTAATATTAATGAAAATTAA
- a CDS encoding anaerobic C4-dicarboxylate transporter, which produces MDLMLILQLIVFLGAIFIGIRLGGIAIGYAGGLGVVVLGLVLGMKPGNIPWDVILIIAAAIAAISAMQQAGGLDYMVRVTEKVLRKHPRFINYLAPACGWLLTILAGTGNAVFSLMPVVVDVAKSQNIKPSAPLSLMVVSSQIGITASPVSAAVVYMSGVLEPLGWNYPTLIGIWIVTTFVACMLTAFIVSLITPMDLSKDPVYQERLKAGLVKDAGEVLAGEDKPGAKLSVAIFLITVLAVVLYATAISSNIKWIDPVVVPRDAAIMSFLLTAAALITWLCKVEPAKILDTSVFKSGMTACVCVFGVAWLGNTFVAGHETAIKEVAGDWVKQAPAMLAVAFFFASMLLYSQAATAKAIVPVIIAALGISATNTGDSYMLVACFAAVSALFVLPTYPTLLGAVQMDDTGTTRIGKFIFNHAFFIPGVVAIIIAVALGFLVAPLFA; this is translated from the coding sequence ATGGATCTTATGCTGATTTTACAATTAATCGTCTTTTTGGGTGCTATTTTCATCGGTATACGCTTAGGTGGTATTGCCATTGGTTATGCAGGTGGACTTGGCGTTGTTGTTTTAGGTCTTGTTTTAGGAATGAAACCAGGAAATATTCCTTGGGATGTTATTTTAATCATTGCAGCAGCTATTGCTGCAATTTCTGCTATGCAGCAAGCTGGCGGGCTTGATTATATGGTTAGAGTAACTGAAAAAGTTTTAAGAAAACATCCTAGATTTATCAACTATCTTGCTCCAGCTTGTGGTTGGTTGCTTACTATTTTAGCAGGAACCGGAAATGCAGTATTTTCTTTAATGCCAGTTGTTGTAGATGTTGCAAAATCTCAAAACATCAAACCTAGTGCGCCACTTTCATTAATGGTTGTATCTTCGCAAATCGGTATTACTGCATCTCCTGTAAGTGCTGCAGTTGTTTATATGAGTGGTGTTTTAGAGCCTTTGGGTTGGAACTATCCAACTTTAATTGGAATTTGGATCGTAACAACCTTTGTTGCTTGCATGCTTACAGCTTTCATTGTAAGTCTTATCACTCCTATGGATTTAAGTAAAGATCCTGTGTATCAAGAAAGATTAAAAGCTGGGCTTGTAAAAGATGCAGGCGAGGTTTTAGCTGGCGAAGATAAACCAGGTGCAAAACTTTCAGTTGCAATTTTTCTAATCACCGTTTTAGCTGTTGTACTTTATGCTACCGCAATTTCAAGCAACATCAAGTGGATTGATCCTGTTGTTGTGCCAAGAGATGCAGCGATTATGAGTTTCTTGCTTACTGCTGCAGCACTAATCACTTGGCTTTGCAAAGTTGAACCGGCTAAAATTTTAGATACAAGCGTATTTAAAAGCGGTATGACTGCTTGTGTTTGTGTATTTGGTGTGGCTTGGCTTGGAAATACTTTTGTTGCAGGACATGAAACAGCTATTAAAGAAGTAGCAGGAGATTGGGTTAAACAAGCTCCTGCTATGCTTGCTGTGGCATTCTTCTTTGCAAGTATGCTTTTATATTCTCAAGCAGCTACTGCAAAAGCTATTGTTCCAGTTATCATTGCAGCATTAGGAATCAGTGCTACTAATACAGGTGATTCTTATATGCTAGTTGCTTGTTTTGCTGCAGTTTCTGCACTTTTCGTTTTACCAACTTATCCTACACTTTTGGGTGCGGTTCAAATGGACGATACAGGCACAACTAGAATTGGCAAATTTATCTTTAACCACGCTTTCTTTATCCCAGGCGTTGTAGCGATCATCATCGCTGTTGCACTAGGATTTTTAGTGGCTCCTTTATTTGCTTAA
- a CDS encoding cytochrome ubiquinol oxidase subunit I — translation MMDLSSVDYSRAQFALTALYHFLFVPLTLGLSFIIAIMETIYVKTGNEKWKKITKFWLALFAINFAIGVATGIIMEFEFGTNWANYSWFVGDIFGAPLAFEGLMAFFLEATFFAVMFFGWDKVSKKFHLFSTWCVAVGSNLSAFWILVANGWMQYPIGMKFNPDTARNEMQNFFEVAFSPVAVSKFLHTVASGYVISALFVMGISAWFLLKKRHIIEAKKSLVVGASFGLICSVFLFFSGDESAYRVTQTQPMKLAAMEGIYKGEHRAGIVAFGILNPKKTLDNNESVFLFDLSIPYALSILGNRDANSFVAGIEDLVFGNKKQGISPLQTRIDNGKIAIDALKNYKIAKDNNDTNAMNLNKILLEKHFKDFGYGYLEKPSDAVPPIALTFYSFHIMVALGSYFFILFIITLYLTMANDIEKFRKILWLCVLTIPLGYIAAEAGWIVAEVGRQPWAIQDLMPTSIAATNLASVNVKISFWIFAVLFTALLLAEIKIMLSQIKKGFSEDKGVK, via the coding sequence ATAATGGATCTTAGTAGCGTTGATTACTCAAGAGCACAATTTGCACTAACTGCACTTTATCATTTTTTATTTGTGCCTTTGACTCTAGGGCTTTCTTTTATCATTGCCATTATGGAAACAATCTATGTTAAAACAGGCAATGAAAAATGGAAAAAAATCACCAAATTTTGGCTTGCTTTATTTGCTATAAATTTTGCCATCGGTGTAGCAACGGGCATTATAATGGAATTTGAATTCGGGACAAATTGGGCAAATTACAGCTGGTTTGTAGGTGATATTTTTGGCGCACCTTTAGCGTTTGAAGGCTTGATGGCATTCTTTTTAGAGGCAACCTTTTTTGCAGTAATGTTTTTTGGCTGGGATAAGGTTTCTAAAAAATTCCACTTGTTTTCGACTTGGTGTGTAGCAGTTGGAAGCAACCTAAGCGCCTTTTGGATTTTGGTTGCAAACGGCTGGATGCAATACCCTATCGGAATGAAATTTAATCCTGATACCGCAAGAAATGAAATGCAAAATTTCTTTGAAGTGGCTTTTTCTCCTGTGGCTGTTTCGAAATTTTTACACACTGTGGCGAGTGGCTATGTGATTTCTGCTTTATTTGTTATGGGAATTTCAGCTTGGTTTTTACTCAAAAAACGCCATATTATAGAAGCCAAAAAAAGCCTTGTAGTTGGTGCTAGTTTTGGGCTTATTTGCTCGGTATTTTTATTTTTTAGCGGCGATGAGAGTGCCTATAGGGTCACTCAAACCCAGCCGATGAAACTTGCAGCGATGGAAGGAATTTACAAAGGCGAACATAGAGCGGGTATCGTTGCTTTTGGGATATTAAATCCTAAAAAGACTTTAGATAATAACGAAAGTGTGTTTTTATTTGACTTAAGCATACCTTACGCTTTATCGATTTTAGGAAACCGTGATGCAAATTCTTTTGTAGCTGGCATTGAAGATTTGGTTTTTGGCAATAAAAAACAAGGTATAAGCCCTTTGCAAACTCGCATTGATAATGGTAAAATCGCCATTGATGCCTTAAAAAATTACAAAATAGCTAAAGACAATAACGACACAAATGCTATGAATTTAAATAAAATTTTACTCGAAAAGCATTTTAAAGATTTTGGTTATGGTTATCTAGAAAAGCCAAGCGATGCTGTGCCGCCGATTGCTCTAACCTTTTACAGTTTTCACATCATGGTGGCTTTGGGAAGTTATTTTTTCATACTCTTTATCATCACGCTTTATTTAACTATGGCAAATGATATTGAAAAATTCCGCAAAATTTTATGGCTTTGCGTTTTAACAATCCCACTAGGATATATAGCTGCAGAAGCTGGATGGATCGTAGCTGAAGTGGGCAGACAACCTTGGGCCATACAAGATCTTATGCCTACTAGCATTGCGGCTACAAATTTAGCAAGCGTGAATGTGAAAATTTCTTTTTGGATTTTTGCTGTGTTATTTACTGCACTTTTACTTGCGGAAATCAAAATCATGCTAAGTCAAATCAAAAAAGGCTTTAGCGAGGATAAAGGGGTAAAATAA
- the nhaA gene encoding Na+/H+ antiporter NhaA: protein MQNFKKIIQSESFPGVLLIFCTFFALACKNSSLSLIYDNFLHTDFGFKINDFEIFKPLLLWINDGLIAVFFLSIGLELKHEVLRGQLRNIRSVSLPIFGALGGMIAPALIFASINHQDIFAMKGWAIPTATDIAFAVGILMLLGNKIPTSLKLFLLSLAIFDDLGAIIIIALFYTSELSTLAIFISLLCIGALFLLNYFRISHLPFYVLVGVVLWVAMLKSGVHATLAGIIVALFIPMERKNGQDFVQDLHHDLNPWVIYFILPLFAFANAGIDISGMSFSSLLAPVSLGIILGLFIGKQVGVFLFSYLSIKLKLAKLPEGVKYSQFYGICILTGIGFTMSLFIDGLAYQDSAIFEHADRLAILIASFLSALVGYLYLRIIK, encoded by the coding sequence ATGCAAAATTTTAAAAAAATTATTCAAAGCGAGTCTTTTCCAGGTGTTTTGCTGATCTTTTGTACTTTTTTTGCTTTAGCATGTAAGAATTCTTCTCTAAGCCTAATTTATGATAATTTTTTACATACAGATTTTGGCTTTAAAATCAATGATTTTGAAATTTTCAAACCCTTACTTTTATGGATAAATGATGGTCTGATTGCTGTTTTTTTCCTTAGCATAGGACTTGAATTAAAACATGAAGTTTTAAGGGGACAACTTCGCAATATCCGCTCTGTTTCCTTGCCTATTTTTGGTGCATTAGGCGGTATGATAGCTCCTGCTTTAATCTTTGCCTCTATCAATCATCAAGATATATTTGCAATGAAAGGTTGGGCGATACCAACAGCCACAGATATTGCTTTTGCGGTGGGAATTTTAATGCTTTTGGGAAATAAAATTCCTACAAGCTTAAAACTATTTTTGCTTTCTTTGGCAATTTTTGATGATTTAGGAGCAATTATTATCATTGCTTTATTTTACACTAGTGAGCTCTCTACTCTTGCGATTTTCATTTCTTTACTTTGCATAGGGGCATTGTTTTTACTTAATTATTTTAGAATTTCACATCTGCCTTTTTATGTTTTAGTGGGCGTTGTATTATGGGTAGCAATGCTAAAAAGTGGAGTGCATGCAACTTTGGCGGGTATTATCGTTGCTTTATTTATACCAATGGAACGCAAAAATGGGCAAGATTTCGTGCAAGATTTACATCATGATTTAAACCCTTGGGTAATTTATTTTATTTTGCCTTTATTTGCTTTTGCAAACGCTGGAATTGACATTAGCGGAATGAGTTTCTCTTCCTTGCTTGCTCCTGTAAGCTTAGGTATTATTTTAGGACTTTTTATAGGCAAACAAGTCGGAGTGTTTTTATTTTCTTATCTTAGCATTAAACTCAAACTTGCAAAATTGCCAGAAGGTGTAAAATATTCACAATTCTATGGAATTTGCATTTTAACAGGAATTGGCTTTACTATGAGCTTATTTATTGATGGTTTAGCTTACCAAGACAGTGCTATTTTTGAACACGCCGATAGGCTTGCTATTTTGATTGCGAGTTTTTTAAGTGCCTTAGTGGGATATTTGTATTTAAGAATTATCAAATAA
- a CDS encoding cupin domain-containing protein, whose translation MQKITRENAKHYNWKEICDGWHFVDSKHLSIIAEKMPPHTAEDMHYHDKAEQFFYILKGKALMRLENADIELEAGEGIHIKAHQIHQMINQTCEDLEFIVVSCPKSHNDKFIVK comes from the coding sequence ATGCAAAAAATTACAAGAGAAAATGCCAAACATTATAATTGGAAAGAAATTTGCGACGGTTGGCACTTTGTTGATAGTAAACATTTAAGCATTATTGCCGAAAAAATGCCTCCACATACAGCTGAAGATATGCATTATCATGATAAAGCTGAGCAGTTTTTTTATATTTTAAAAGGAAAAGCCTTGATGAGACTAGAAAATGCGGATATCGAACTAGAAGCAGGGGAAGGTATACATATCAAAGCTCATCAAATTCATCAAATGATAAATCAAACTTGCGAAGATTTAGAGTTTATAGTCGTATCTTGCCCAAAATCACACAATGACAAATTCATCGTAAAGTAA
- a CDS encoding pyridoxamine 5'-phosphate oxidase family protein, with the protein MKNSLEKLFSYLSQNTIHILSTSADNIVHSRPIGSMILARDRIYYCMNKNKAMYTQLCINNQICICVCLENYTWVRIYAKVCFDDDLSVKQIFIDKNKTRFQNAKDDNFAIFYLSDIKAEIHKGLEIEVLELK; encoded by the coding sequence ATGAAAAATTCTTTAGAAAAATTATTTTCTTATCTTTCACAAAATACAATTCATATTTTAAGCACTAGCGCAGATAATATCGTTCATTCAAGACCTATTGGAAGTATGATATTAGCAAGAGATAGGATTTATTATTGTATGAATAAAAATAAAGCAATGTATACTCAGCTTTGTATCAACAATCAAATTTGCATTTGTGTGTGTTTGGAAAATTATACTTGGGTTAGAATTTATGCTAAGGTTTGTTTTGATGATGATTTAAGTGTAAAGCAAATTTTTATTGATAAAAACAAAACTAGATTTCAAAATGCAAAAGATGATAATTTTGCTATTTTTTATCTTAGTGATATTAAGGCTGAAATTCATAAAGGTTTAGAAATTGAAGTTTTAGAATTAAAATAA
- the cydB gene encoding cytochrome d ubiquinol oxidase subunit II — MFFGLELAELQIYWWVVLSLLGALLIFMFFVQGGQTLIDTLSTNELEKTMLINSLGRKWELGFTTLVMFGGAAFAAFPLFYSTSFGGAYWAWLIILFCFILQAVSYEYRKKQGNLYGAKSYEFFLKINGYLATFLIGVAVSSFFSGSEFLLDEHNFVVWEHTFRGLELLLNPYNYLLGLALIFLSRILGAAYFMNNIKNESIKFKASKQIFINALLFLPFFLAFLVWIFLKDGFFVDENHFVSMSANLYFYTFLEQPLLLVLLLLGVLFVLLGIYLGAFVKTACAIWTLGLGTILCVFALLLNVGLGDSAFYPSTTHLQSSLTIKNASSSYYTLSVMAYASLLVPFVLAYITYVWRAMDREKITREEIANDDHAY, encoded by the coding sequence ATGTTTTTTGGTTTAGAATTAGCAGAGCTTCAAATTTATTGGTGGGTGGTTTTAAGTTTGCTTGGTGCTCTTTTAATTTTTATGTTTTTTGTACAAGGCGGACAAACCCTTATAGATACTTTAAGCACTAATGAGCTTGAAAAAACTATGCTTATCAATTCTTTAGGACGCAAATGGGAACTTGGTTTTACAACTCTTGTAATGTTTGGCGGAGCAGCTTTTGCGGCTTTTCCACTTTTTTATAGCACAAGTTTTGGCGGGGCTTATTGGGCTTGGCTTATCATACTTTTTTGCTTCATCTTGCAAGCTGTGTCTTATGAATACCGCAAAAAACAAGGTAATTTATACGGTGCAAAAAGCTATGAATTTTTCTTAAAAATCAATGGCTACTTGGCTACCTTTCTTATAGGTGTTGCTGTGAGTAGTTTTTTTAGCGGATCTGAGTTTTTACTTGATGAGCACAATTTTGTCGTTTGGGAGCATACTTTTAGAGGACTTGAACTTCTTTTAAATCCTTATAATTACTTACTTGGCTTGGCTTTGATTTTTTTAAGTCGTATTTTGGGTGCGGCGTATTTTATGAATAATATCAAAAATGAAAGCATTAAATTTAAAGCTTCAAAACAAATTTTCATCAATGCTCTTCTATTTTTACCATTTTTCCTAGCTTTTCTTGTTTGGATTTTTTTAAAAGATGGCTTTTTTGTTGATGAAAATCATTTTGTGAGTATGAGTGCAAATTTGTATTTTTATACTTTTTTGGAACAACCATTACTGCTTGTTTTGCTTTTACTTGGAGTGCTTTTTGTTTTGCTAGGAATTTACTTGGGTGCCTTTGTAAAAACTGCTTGCGCAATCTGGACTTTGGGTTTGGGAACTATTTTGTGTGTGTTTGCTTTGCTTTTAAATGTTGGGCTTGGAGACAGTGCGTTTTATCCATCAACTACACATTTGCAAAGCTCATTAACGATAAAAAATGCGAGTTCGAGTTACTACACCCTTAGTGTGATGGCTTATGCTTCTTTGCTTGTGCCTTTTGTTTTAGCTTACATTACTTATGTGTGGCGTGCTATGGATAGGGAAAAAATCACACGCGAAGAAATCGCAAATGATGATCATGCTTATTAA